The following are from one region of the Sphingopyxis sp. MWB1 genome:
- the gspN gene encoding type II secretion system protein N, with protein sequence MRRVRPPLIALAALVLLALVAATFPMRLALEWAGADRAGVTARAVRGSVWSGELVEARLGALPLGTVRASLSPLPLFLGRTELYFARADERLGALAGRLHASNPRGVSDVEGSATLMGGLGAIPADRIGFEGATIRFDPQGRCAEAAGRISLSVAAPIAGLDLSQGLSGPLACVAGRAQATLASGSGMEKLTLAFDGKGAYRARLTIDANRDSAMAAALAALGFKAGPGGFALTSTGRF encoded by the coding sequence ATGAGGCGCGTACGACCGCCGTTGATCGCTTTGGCGGCGCTGGTCCTGCTTGCGCTGGTCGCGGCCACTTTTCCGATGCGGCTGGCGCTTGAGTGGGCGGGTGCCGACCGGGCGGGGGTAACGGCGCGCGCCGTGCGCGGGTCGGTCTGGTCGGGCGAATTGGTTGAGGCGCGGCTGGGCGCGCTGCCCTTGGGCACGGTGCGCGCCAGCCTTTCGCCCCTGCCCCTGTTCCTTGGCCGTACCGAGCTATATTTTGCGCGCGCTGACGAGCGGCTCGGCGCGCTTGCCGGGCGGCTTCATGCGAGCAACCCGCGCGGCGTGTCCGATGTCGAGGGGAGCGCGACGCTGATGGGCGGATTGGGAGCGATCCCCGCCGACCGGATCGGTTTTGAAGGCGCGACCATCCGCTTTGATCCTCAAGGGCGATGCGCCGAAGCCGCCGGACGGATCAGCCTGTCGGTGGCGGCGCCAATTGCCGGGCTCGACCTGTCGCAAGGCTTGTCGGGTCCGCTCGCCTGTGTGGCGGGCCGCGCGCAGGCGACACTGGCGAGCGGTTCGGGAATGGAAAAGCTGACGCTCGCCTTCGATGGCAAGGGTGCCTATCGCGCGCGGCTGACCATTGACGCCAATCGCGATTCGGCGATGGCGGCGGCGCTGGCGGCGCTGGGGTTCAAGGCAGGACCGGGCGGCTTTGCGCTGACAAGCACCGGTCGTTTCTAA
- the gspK gene encoding type II secretion system minor pseudopilin GspK, with amino-acid sequence MNGPLPLPQERGAALLSVLLLVAVMAVISAAALDRLMLATRIAASAATVDQGRAYAFAAEEIAMRRVGDLVKRDPAKLTLAGDWLGREFTLPLPVGTARARLVDANNCFNLNSLVAETAPDIFQQRASAIGQFTELMVLLGIDRGEAMAIAGAAADWIDSDGKEGPLGAEDGVYRAMDPAYLPANRPMADISELRAVRGVSGKIYAQLKPWICALPVTEPTRLNVNTLAPEQAALIAMLLPGKLSLADARAALAARPAGGYGSSVRFWEARVFEGRKPSGEAAEQAGVNSRWLELTTKVSMGDGFLTAQSLIDAYGGAPVAGQAHPAIVRRDWGEDE; translated from the coding sequence ATGAACGGCCCGCTCCCCCTGCCGCAGGAACGCGGCGCGGCGCTCCTCAGCGTTCTGTTACTCGTCGCGGTGATGGCGGTGATTTCGGCGGCGGCGCTCGACCGGCTGATGCTGGCGACGCGGATTGCGGCCAGCGCGGCGACAGTCGATCAGGGCCGCGCCTATGCCTTTGCCGCCGAGGAAATTGCGATGCGCCGGGTGGGCGATCTGGTGAAGCGCGATCCGGCCAAGCTGACGCTTGCGGGCGATTGGCTGGGCCGCGAATTCACCCTGCCGCTTCCGGTCGGGACGGCGCGGGCGCGGCTGGTCGATGCCAATAATTGCTTCAACCTCAACAGCCTGGTGGCCGAAACCGCGCCCGATATATTTCAGCAGCGCGCCAGCGCCATCGGACAATTTACCGAATTGATGGTCCTGCTCGGAATTGACCGGGGCGAGGCGATGGCGATTGCCGGGGCCGCCGCCGACTGGATCGACAGCGATGGAAAGGAAGGGCCGCTGGGCGCCGAAGATGGCGTCTATCGCGCCATGGACCCCGCCTATCTGCCCGCCAATCGCCCGATGGCCGACATCAGCGAGCTGCGCGCGGTAAGGGGCGTGAGCGGGAAAATCTATGCCCAGTTGAAACCTTGGATATGCGCGCTGCCGGTGACAGAGCCCACGCGCCTGAACGTTAACACGCTGGCACCCGAACAGGCCGCGCTGATTGCCATGCTGCTTCCCGGCAAGCTCAGCCTTGCCGATGCACGGGCAGCGCTGGCGGCGCGTCCCGCAGGCGGCTATGGCAGCAGCGTCCGATTCTGGGAGGCGCGGGTGTTTGAAGGGCGCAAACCATCGGGCGAAGCCGCCGAGCAGGCAGGGGTGAATAGCCGCTGGCTTGAACTGACGACGAAAGTGAGCATGGGGGATGGTTTTTTGACGGCGCAATCGCTCATCGACGCCTATGGCGGCGCGCCCGTGGCAGGGCAGGCGCATCCGGCGATTGTGCGACGCGACTGGGGCGAGGACGAATAG
- the gspL gene encoding type II secretion system protein GspL encodes MSRTLILWLPSLHALESEEKARPAWMRVEDGIVIDSGQDDGWVDAWERPAEDRPTDDRLIALAPAVDVPIRYYHYPDAAPAQAAAAARIDALKGSLGDPAALHVAAGLPAADGQAVPVAVTTHAAMTRWTEWLAGEGLTAAAIIPAAATLPPPEPGQLWTAESGGEAIIRSIDRAYASDPELDALMAQGAVIAPLDAEQVRETLLLSLATPPVDLLSGAWKPKRRWGVDPALLRLGKRLLLALLIVSLLIPIVYALRLSSDTSRADAATLAAAEKAGISAPDAATAEAEIDRRLAAAGGGPLAFSVPASALYDAMTDTPGVALKNLSHRTDGTLTTTLAAPRVEDINAVLIALQARGYRITAQPMAGSDGQQMANVTIRAVP; translated from the coding sequence GTGAGCCGCACGTTGATCCTGTGGCTGCCGTCGCTTCATGCGCTGGAGAGCGAGGAGAAGGCGCGTCCCGCGTGGATGCGCGTCGAGGATGGGATCGTCATTGATTCGGGGCAGGATGATGGCTGGGTCGATGCCTGGGAACGCCCGGCAGAGGACCGCCCGACCGATGACCGGCTGATCGCGCTCGCACCCGCGGTCGATGTCCCCATTCGCTATTATCATTATCCCGATGCTGCACCGGCACAGGCCGCGGCAGCGGCGCGTATCGACGCGCTGAAGGGCAGCCTTGGCGATCCGGCGGCGCTGCATGTTGCGGCCGGGCTTCCGGCGGCGGATGGGCAGGCGGTTCCCGTTGCGGTCACGACCCATGCGGCGATGACCCGCTGGACCGAATGGCTGGCGGGCGAGGGGCTGACGGCAGCGGCGATCATCCCCGCGGCCGCGACGCTTCCTCCGCCCGAGCCTGGCCAGCTATGGACCGCCGAAAGCGGCGGTGAGGCAATTATTCGCAGCATCGACCGCGCCTATGCGTCGGACCCGGAGCTTGATGCGTTGATGGCGCAGGGAGCGGTGATAGCGCCGCTCGATGCCGAACAAGTGCGCGAGACGCTGCTGTTGTCGCTGGCGACGCCGCCAGTCGATCTTTTATCCGGCGCGTGGAAGCCCAAACGCCGCTGGGGCGTCGACCCGGCGCTGCTCCGGCTCGGCAAGCGGCTGCTGCTGGCGCTGCTGATCGTCAGCCTGCTCATCCCCATCGTCTACGCCCTGCGCCTGTCGTCCGACACAAGCCGCGCCGATGCCGCAACGCTGGCGGCGGCTGAGAAAGCGGGCATATCGGCGCCCGATGCCGCCACCGCCGAAGCCGAAATCGACCGGCGGTTGGCGGCGGCGGGCGGCGGGCCGCTTGCCTTTTCGGTTCCGGCTTCGGCGCTTTATGATGCAATGACTGATACGCCGGGTGTGGCGCTGAAAAACCTGTCGCACCGCACCGACGGGACGCTGACGACCACGCTCGCCGCGCCGCGCGTCGAGGATATTAACGCGGTGCTGATCGCCCTGCAGGCGCGCGGCTATCGCATCACCGCGCAGCCGATGGCGGGAAGCGACGGGCAGCAAATGGCCAATGTAACGATCCGGGCGGTGCCATGA
- the gspM gene encoding type II secretion system protein GspM, with product MMEAMKNWWAGLSNRERWLMGVAGVLALGVLLWAVARPTYAAFVDLQAGHRAAVEREGRVAAKLRLLAQPTAPLSASPGGAALAIDQYLAQSAGEIGLTLDRNEGRGERGVAIAIARAKAPVLIDWLAGLESQGFIIDQLNITPGADGTVGLTAELRKAGQ from the coding sequence ATGATGGAAGCCATGAAAAATTGGTGGGCCGGCCTCTCAAACCGCGAACGCTGGCTGATGGGGGTTGCGGGCGTTCTGGCGCTGGGCGTGCTCCTATGGGCGGTGGCGCGCCCGACCTACGCCGCCTTTGTCGACTTGCAGGCCGGGCACCGCGCCGCCGTCGAGCGCGAGGGGCGGGTGGCGGCCAAGCTGCGCCTGCTCGCGCAACCCACCGCGCCATTGTCCGCATCGCCGGGCGGCGCTGCGCTGGCGATTGATCAGTATCTGGCGCAATCGGCGGGAGAAATCGGCCTGACGCTGGACCGCAATGAAGGGCGTGGCGAGAGGGGCGTCGCGATTGCCATTGCGCGCGCCAAGGCGCCGGTTCTGATCGACTGGCTGGCGGGATTGGAAAGCCAGGGCTTTATCATCGATCAGCTTAACATCACCCCGGGCGCCGACGGCACCGTCGGCCTTACCGCCGAGTTGCGGAAGGCAGGACAATGA
- a CDS encoding prepilin peptidase — MHMLASVLGALDALPWTWGVIFGALLGLIWGSFAATLVLRWPAGRSLGGRSACDGCGRSLGVRDLVPLLSARWRRGRCPDCGAAIDPFHDRVELGAAMIGAAALAIMPGLAGWSWALFGWLLLPLALLDARHYWLPDRLTLPLAVIGLVAGGALLDLGIWDRWMGAVAGGLSLLLVAWGYRRLRGSEGMGGGDPKLFAAIGAWTGWQALPFILLIASLCGLGWALASQQKGDTPLVMRRIPFGSFLCVAAWAGLPLWPLVAGL, encoded by the coding sequence ATGCACATGCTGGCAAGCGTGCTTGGCGCGCTGGACGCCCTGCCCTGGACTTGGGGCGTGATTTTCGGGGCGCTGCTGGGGCTGATATGGGGCAGCTTTGCCGCCACGCTTGTGCTGCGCTGGCCTGCCGGGCGGTCGCTGGGCGGGCGTTCGGCGTGCGACGGGTGCGGGCGAAGTCTAGGCGTGCGTGATCTTGTGCCGCTGCTGTCGGCACGGTGGCGGCGCGGGCGCTGCCCCGATTGCGGGGCGGCGATCGACCCCTTTCACGACAGGGTTGAACTGGGCGCGGCGATGATCGGAGCCGCCGCGCTCGCGATCATGCCAGGACTTGCCGGGTGGAGCTGGGCCTTGTTCGGCTGGCTGCTCCTGCCGCTCGCGCTGCTCGATGCGCGGCATTACTGGCTGCCGGACCGGCTGACCTTGCCGCTTGCGGTGATCGGCCTCGTCGCGGGCGGCGCGCTGCTCGACCTGGGCATATGGGACCGCTGGATGGGCGCGGTGGCGGGCGGCCTGTCCCTGCTGCTGGTCGCGTGGGGCTACCGCCGCCTGCGCGGAAGCGAGGGGATGGGCGGCGGCGATCCCAAGCTGTTTGCGGCGATTGGCGCCTGGACCGGATGGCAGGCATTGCCCTTCATCCTGCTCATCGCCAGCCTGTGCGGGCTGGGCTGGGCGCTGGCGAGCCAGCAAAAAGGGGACACGCCGCTGGTTATGCGGCGCATCCCCTTTGGAAGCTTTTTATGCGTCGCGGCTTGGGCGGGCTTGCCGCTCTGGCCGCTGGTCGCCGGGCTTTGA
- a CDS encoding GspJ family type II secretion system protein, with protein MCGGESGFTLVEMLVALSIFAAIAAMGVGLLRSSVDTQGAVQEWLKAMGGINRLRAVMANDLAQAVARPTRGAAGELLPAFAGSASGFSLVHAGAGAMTGGARPDIERVGYRLVGDEWRRAVQPMLDGAALGEGDAIAREVSGAQVRYRDDLGNWGESWTSEPGGRLPRAVEVRLTREGRAPLVMRFLVAPTPPPAPGADGEEEAP; from the coding sequence GTGTGCGGGGGCGAGAGCGGCTTCACTCTGGTCGAAATGCTGGTGGCGCTGTCAATCTTTGCCGCCATCGCCGCCATGGGCGTCGGCCTGCTGCGTAGCAGCGTCGATACGCAGGGCGCGGTGCAGGAATGGCTGAAGGCGATGGGCGGGATCAACCGGCTCCGCGCGGTCATGGCCAATGATCTGGCGCAGGCGGTGGCGCGCCCGACGCGGGGAGCGGCGGGCGAGCTGTTGCCCGCCTTTGCCGGGTCTGCCAGCGGTTTTTCGCTCGTGCACGCCGGGGCAGGCGCGATGACGGGTGGGGCGCGCCCCGATATCGAGCGTGTCGGCTATCGCCTTGTAGGGGACGAATGGCGACGCGCGGTGCAGCCGATGCTCGACGGCGCGGCGCTGGGCGAGGGCGATGCGATTGCGCGCGAGGTGAGCGGGGCGCAGGTCCGCTATCGCGACGATCTTGGCAATTGGGGCGAAAGCTGGACGTCGGAGCCGGGCGGGCGTTTGCCGCGCGCGGTTGAAGTACGGCTTACCCGCGAAGGACGCGCGCCGCTGGTGATGAGGTTCCTTGTCGCGCCGACCCCGCCGCCTGCGCCGGGCGCCGATGGAGAGGAGGAGGCACCATGA
- the pal gene encoding peptidoglycan-associated lipoprotein Pal translates to MRIKKSTATLAAIAMFAVGACSKKAPEVLPPPPAGTDDGSGAGTGAGVIPGSQEDFVASVAADRIFFGFDQYNVDAEDQATLRSQAQWLQRNPAVRVTLEGHADERGTRDYNIALGERRANAAKNYLASLGVDPSRIQVISYGKERPAALGSTEEAYAQNRRAVTVIIGR, encoded by the coding sequence ATGAGGATAAAGAAAAGCACCGCCACGCTCGCGGCCATCGCCATGTTCGCCGTGGGGGCCTGCTCCAAAAAGGCGCCCGAAGTACTGCCCCCGCCGCCCGCCGGCACCGATGATGGCAGCGGCGCGGGAACCGGCGCGGGCGTCATTCCGGGATCGCAGGAAGATTTCGTGGCCAGCGTCGCCGCGGACCGCATCTTCTTCGGCTTTGACCAATATAATGTCGATGCCGAAGATCAGGCGACACTGCGCAGTCAGGCACAGTGGCTGCAGCGCAATCCCGCCGTCCGCGTCACGCTGGAAGGCCATGCTGACGAGCGCGGCACCCGCGATTACAATATCGCGCTGGGCGAACGCCGCGCCAATGCCGCGAAAAATTATCTCGCCTCGCTGGGTGTCGACCCGTCGCGCATTCAGGTCATCAGCTATGGCAAGGAACGCCCGGCGGCGCTCGGTTCGACCGAGGAAGCCTATGCCCAGAACCGCCGCGCGGTGACGGTCATCATCGGCCGCTGA